Proteins from a genomic interval of Treponema succinifaciens DSM 2489:
- a CDS encoding CHASE2 domain-containing protein, whose amino-acid sequence MKQKHKLWTRAIIIALSSILITLIFHFSKAFNAFENKSYDLRMTNAAKYKQPCEEICLIIVDQKSIDWAKEKYNWSWPWPREAYGRMVDFISAGNPKAITFDILYTEPSIYGEEDDIALGAAEAKSKKVIQTFFYSAEDYGKTLMPVKPINDNAALLGNITSAKDSDDIIRRTRLFDTFNDTEYPTLGLAPLFLNEEAPDFSSIPVVDNNTALLRFTKSIDDYFPYSAKDILESHDLWLQGKEGVLSPEDFNDLYIFCAYYAPGLFDICSTPVSQVYPGVGIHITTLDNYLTESFIKKVPFCISLLWLIALAFFASLFAVISEKISPRFSAIFISAGIFAGIAVSIFVPVILFNNGFWLLMIAPLFAFLISEMASVVVSLSVEGKQKRFIRSAFSQCLSKDVVNQIINDSSSFTLGGKEFEMSAIFTDIQKFSSFSELLTAKELGCLLNFYLTKMSDIIIDEKGTVDKYEGDAIVALVGAPVAMPDHAVHACAAAIKMKKAEQVMNQDIIRYSQNPKPSWMEEALYSAFKTLVANSKTIFTRIGINSGEMIAGYFGSEKKKNYTMMGNNVNLASRLEGVNKQYHTNGILISQSTKELIGDRFVVRSLDRVRVVNINTPIGLYELIEEKSLASPELLDYMQNWESAMAKFSNKNYTKAKELLSSLAKKNSNDNVAKYYIHLLDDYFLKGTFPKEADGEGVEFNPDDGVFKLLQK is encoded by the coding sequence ATGAAACAAAAACATAAGCTTTGGACAAGAGCCATAATCATTGCCCTTTCAAGCATTCTGATAACTTTAATCTTTCACTTTTCAAAAGCATTTAACGCTTTTGAAAACAAATCTTATGACCTTCGCATGACAAACGCTGCAAAATACAAGCAGCCTTGCGAAGAAATATGTCTGATTATTGTTGATCAGAAAAGCATTGACTGGGCAAAAGAAAAATACAACTGGTCATGGCCTTGGCCTAGAGAAGCTTATGGAAGAATGGTTGATTTTATTTCAGCTGGAAATCCTAAGGCAATTACATTTGATATTCTTTACACAGAGCCTTCTATATATGGAGAAGAAGATGACATTGCTTTAGGCGCGGCAGAGGCAAAAAGTAAAAAAGTTATCCAGACATTTTTTTATTCCGCAGAAGACTACGGAAAAACTTTAATGCCTGTAAAGCCAATCAATGACAATGCGGCTCTTCTAGGAAACATTACAAGCGCAAAAGACAGCGACGATATTATCCGCCGCACTCGCCTTTTTGATACATTTAATGATACTGAATATCCAACGCTCGGACTTGCACCTCTTTTCTTAAATGAAGAAGCTCCTGACTTTTCTTCTATTCCTGTAGTAGACAACAACACTGCCCTTTTGCGTTTTACAAAATCCATAGATGATTATTTTCCATACAGCGCAAAAGATATACTTGAAAGCCATGATCTTTGGCTACAAGGAAAGGAAGGTGTTTTGTCTCCAGAGGATTTCAATGACCTTTATATTTTCTGCGCATACTATGCTCCAGGGCTTTTTGACATTTGCTCAACGCCGGTTTCACAAGTTTATCCGGGAGTCGGAATTCATATTACAACTTTGGATAATTACCTTACAGAAAGCTTTATAAAAAAAGTTCCATTTTGCATTTCTCTTTTATGGCTGATTGCATTGGCATTCTTTGCGTCTTTGTTTGCAGTCATAAGTGAAAAAATTTCTCCACGGTTTTCTGCGATTTTTATTTCAGCGGGAATCTTTGCTGGAATCGCGGTTTCAATTTTTGTACCTGTGATTTTGTTTAACAACGGATTTTGGCTTTTAATGATTGCGCCTTTGTTCGCTTTTCTTATTTCAGAAATGGCAAGTGTTGTTGTAAGTTTGTCTGTAGAAGGAAAGCAAAAACGCTTTATCCGTTCTGCGTTCAGCCAATGTCTTTCAAAAGATGTTGTCAATCAAATTATAAATGACTCTTCTTCGTTTACATTGGGAGGAAAAGAATTTGAAATGTCGGCGATTTTTACAGACATTCAGAAATTTTCATCCTTTAGCGAACTGCTCACAGCAAAAGAGCTAGGCTGTCTACTAAACTTTTATCTTACAAAAATGTCTGACATCATAATTGATGAAAAAGGAACTGTTGATAAATACGAAGGAGATGCGATTGTTGCACTTGTCGGCGCGCCAGTTGCAATGCCAGACCATGCAGTTCATGCGTGTGCCGCCGCAATAAAAATGAAAAAAGCAGAACAAGTAATGAATCAAGATATTATACGCTATTCGCAAAATCCTAAGCCTTCATGGATGGAAGAAGCTTTGTATTCTGCATTTAAAACTCTTGTGGCAAACAGCAAGACAATTTTCACTAGAATCGGAATTAATTCAGGTGAAATGATTGCAGGCTATTTTGGTTCGGAAAAGAAAAAGAATTACACAATGATGGGCAACAATGTAAACCTTGCGTCCCGTCTTGAAGGTGTAAACAAGCAGTATCACACAAATGGAATTCTTATTAGCCAAAGCACAAAAGAATTGATTGGAGACAGATTCGTTGTGCGTTCTCTTGACCGTGTTCGGGTTGTAAACATCAACACACCGATTGGACTTTATGAACTTATTGAAGAAAAATCTCTTGCATCTCCAGAACTTCTTGATTATATGCAGAACTGGGAAAGCGCAATGGCTAAATTCAGCAACAAAAATTACACAAAAGCTAAAGAACTATTGTCTTCCCTTGCGAAAAAAAACAGCAATGACAACGTTGCAAAATATTACATTCATCTTCTTGACGACTATTTTCTTAAAGGAACTTTTCCAAAAGAAGCTGACGGTGAAGGAGTTGAATTCAATCCAGACGACGGAGTTTTCAAACTGCTTCAAAAGTAA
- a CDS encoding prephenate dehydrogenase, with the protein MKNLSDLTYGIVGFGLMGGSLGKAIRENVLSVSSASGKILAADINEASLSLAREQHIADETFLISKVDSMLCQCDFVFVCLYPHATLEFLIQHKNNFKPGSIVTDISGVKSEIFSRLNEILSGGFDFIPGHPMAGSEKEGYANSCGSIFKNHNYILMPLKQNKIENLELFKQLVSLMGFTRIVETDAFVHDHKIAFTSQLCHVIASALVDSAEDSKITAFGGGSFEDLTRIAMINAPLWTELFLANKKELLLHIENFEKSLNELKGFIEKNNASSLKSYLENVREKRISMSRIEVKV; encoded by the coding sequence TTGAAAAATTTATCAGACTTGACTTATGGAATTGTTGGATTCGGTCTTATGGGCGGCTCTCTTGGAAAGGCAATCAGGGAAAATGTGCTTTCAGTTTCTTCTGCCAGCGGAAAGATTCTTGCTGCGGACATAAATGAAGCATCCCTTTCCTTGGCGAGAGAACAGCACATTGCGGATGAAACTTTTCTTATCAGCAAAGTTGACTCTATGCTTTGCCAGTGTGATTTTGTTTTTGTGTGCCTTTATCCTCATGCGACTTTGGAATTTTTAATTCAGCACAAAAATAATTTTAAGCCCGGTTCAATCGTAACGGACATAAGCGGAGTCAAGTCTGAAATATTTTCTCGCCTGAATGAAATTCTTTCCGGTGGATTTGATTTTATTCCGGGGCATCCGATGGCTGGCAGCGAAAAGGAAGGCTATGCAAATTCATGTGGTTCAATTTTTAAGAATCATAACTACATTTTAATGCCGCTAAAACAGAATAAAATCGAAAATCTGGAACTCTTTAAGCAGCTTGTTTCGCTTATGGGATTTACCAGGATTGTAGAAACTGATGCTTTTGTTCACGACCATAAAATTGCTTTTACTTCCCAGCTTTGCCATGTCATTGCGAGCGCGCTTGTTGATAGTGCGGAAGATTCCAAGATAACGGCTTTTGGCGGCGGAAGCTTTGAGGACTTGACTAGAATCGCCATGATTAATGCTCCTTTGTGGACAGAACTTTTCCTTGCAAATAAAAAAGAACTTCTGCTTCACATTGAAAATTTTGAAAAATCTCTTAATGAGCTAAAAGGATTTATAGAAAAAAACAACGCTTCTTCCCTGAAGTCTTATCTTGAAAATGTCCGAGAAAAACGCATTTCCATGAGCCGTATAGAAGTAAAAGTGTAG